A region from the Desulfitobacterium dehalogenans ATCC 51507 genome encodes:
- a CDS encoding winged helix-turn-helix domain-containing protein encodes MDQIDFDQGSLTVTWAGRSISLLPKEYALLEYLYEHLQQTFSRNQLLDAVWPLESPIDRTVDDHIYRIRKKLTPWHPLVRIETVRGVGYRLITEQPKSEHNLLLHAPTFTQEMQKISKLYLKFGRGDALLALRRHKETFGVAWDTSFEILIRILEGDVRFLVEDESIPFSDRAFHLLYLNQLLDPHENRHYVEAVLQKELLPRVWQYELENIIIISMLMDWGDYDKAKAKLDFLSAEVSRQGWDGLIPYVANLKIEHDLHIGDWENLTIDIKDAENLLQQYPYQREQGQFTILKGIALYRVLPHDALSFIELGHSLLTESHFLPHLIRGISTVRYFAKKFEWETLSGRYDNQWNQLSRRIGLAQSKEKINELLQKHLIHL; translated from the coding sequence ATGGACCAAATTGATTTTGATCAAGGATCATTGACCGTAACTTGGGCCGGACGTTCAATTTCCTTACTACCCAAAGAATATGCTCTTTTGGAGTACCTGTACGAGCACTTGCAGCAGACATTTTCTCGAAATCAACTCTTAGATGCTGTATGGCCTTTAGAATCACCCATTGATCGAACTGTTGATGATCATATCTATCGTATTCGAAAAAAATTAACGCCTTGGCACCCCTTGGTTAGGATCGAAACGGTACGAGGGGTTGGTTATCGTTTAATCACGGAGCAGCCAAAGTCTGAGCATAATCTCTTACTTCATGCCCCTACTTTTACGCAGGAGATGCAAAAAATCAGTAAGCTCTACTTAAAATTCGGCCGCGGCGATGCTCTTCTTGCGCTCCGCCGTCACAAGGAAACTTTCGGTGTAGCATGGGATACTTCCTTTGAGATATTAATTCGCATACTGGAGGGAGATGTTCGTTTCCTTGTGGAAGATGAAAGCATCCCCTTTTCTGATCGAGCTTTTCACTTACTTTATTTGAATCAACTCCTCGATCCCCACGAGAATCGCCACTATGTGGAGGCTGTTTTGCAGAAAGAACTTCTTCCGAGGGTATGGCAGTACGAGCTGGAGAATATAATTATCATTTCGATGCTGATGGATTGGGGTGATTACGATAAGGCCAAAGCTAAATTAGACTTCTTATCCGCCGAAGTATCACGCCAAGGTTGGGATGGCCTGATACCCTACGTTGCCAACCTAAAAATTGAACATGATCTACATATTGGGGACTGGGAAAACCTCACAATTGATATAAAGGATGCGGAAAACCTGCTTCAGCAATATCCTTACCAGCGGGAGCAAGGTCAATTCACCATACTAAAAGGTATCGCCCTCTACAGGGTACTTCCCCATGATGCACTGTCCTTTATTGAACTGGGTCATTCACTTTTAACCGAATCGCACTTTTTGCCTCATTTGATCAGAGGCATAAGTACCGTGAGGTATTTTGCAAAAAAGTTCGAGTGGGAGACTCTATCGGGGCGTTATGACAACCAGTGGAACCAGCTGTCTCGCCGCATTGGGCTTGCTCAAAGCAAAGAAAAAATAAATGAGCTGCTACAAAAGCATTTAATACACCTCTGA